One part of the Candidatus Poribacteria bacterium genome encodes these proteins:
- a CDS encoding 3-oxoacyl-ACP reductase FabG, with product MYNLTGKVALVTGAGGKNGIGRAIATRLAKEGADVAVNDITEHPYAADQADWQGLPDVVREIEAMGQRAISVVADVADATQVKEMVDQTVAHFGKIDLLVNNAGTIAGKDRVPVVDLAEKDWDRVQRVNVKGVFLCSQAVARHLITQGTGGKIINISSVTGKRGSARFAAYSASKFAVIGFTQSLAHEMAPYQVNVNAICPGLVDTERVTHLASVLMPDNLSADEQLSEYTHRSEAAVPFGRLAEGADVAKMAAFLASDEAAYLTGVSITVSGGSVMD from the coding sequence ATGTACAACTTAACTGGAAAAGTCGCTTTAGTGACAGGTGCTGGCGGTAAAAACGGTATCGGACGCGCCATTGCAACCCGCTTAGCGAAAGAGGGTGCCGATGTCGCTGTGAACGATATTACCGAACATCCTTACGCCGCAGATCAAGCGGATTGGCAAGGCTTACCCGATGTTGTTCGTGAAATTGAGGCGATGGGCCAACGCGCCATCAGTGTCGTTGCGGACGTTGCGGACGCGACACAGGTAAAAGAGATGGTGGACCAGACCGTTGCACATTTCGGCAAAATCGACCTCCTCGTCAACAATGCCGGAACAATCGCTGGTAAGGACCGTGTGCCTGTCGTAGATTTGGCTGAAAAAGATTGGGACAGAGTCCAGCGGGTCAATGTGAAAGGCGTATTCCTCTGTTCCCAGGCGGTGGCACGTCATCTCATCACGCAGGGAACGGGCGGCAAAATCATCAATATCTCATCTGTTACTGGAAAACGCGGATCGGCGCGTTTCGCTGCATATAGTGCCTCAAAATTCGCCGTGATCGGTTTCACGCAATCACTTGCCCATGAGATGGCACCGTATCAAGTAAATGTCAACGCCATCTGTCCTGGACTTGTGGACACAGAACGCGTCACACACCTCGCCTCTGTGCTAATGCCCGACAATCTTTCCGCTGATGAACAACTCTCGGAATACACACACCGCTCCGAGGCAGCTGTCCCGTTTGGGCGACTCGCTGAGGGAGCTGATGTTGCCAAGATGGCTGCTTTCCTCGCCTCAGACGAAGCCGCCTACCTAACAGGGGTTTCCATTACCGTCTCAGGCGGTTCCGTGATGGATTAA